The genomic region atcttgtaatgaaatgacattcattacaagatgattagttaaaacatttcaaatacacctgcagactattttttctagtcatgtatttcgccatcttgtctcgtctcgtgaactcaatctcgagtctcgtcttgTCTCACCCCTAATAGTTTATATAGAATTAAGCTAGCATTAGCAGAGTTGTTTGTTTTGCAGCACagaacagttattttacataactttatcataaaaaaacagtacaaaagcAAGCCCCACCCCTCCATAAGCCCCACCCCCAAAATCTCACTCTAAGCTGAACTCAAAAGTTGGCAGCcctacggtatgattttacctcaaaatccaactaTTTGACACAAATTGATAACtacaaatccatgtttctctgctggagtccagctgtttctgtgaattgcagtgatccatttgcttcttttatCTGTagatttcagcagtttttaaatatatacgtTACCTAatgttttgtgtcaaagctatttgtacagtcaatcacaaagctctttcccgttttgaatgtgttttgtgcatttttcacggcattcacgctgaaaaacAATCCTGCCGCTCAGTGCGCGTGACCGCAGTTGTAATGGTCGACGATGACGTCACGCACATACCCTCTATCAAAAACTATAGATTCTATATAGTattccggcttgtatttccacagcgatcttatgtatttatgaatgaactgctcattttaaaatcttcccgttctactgacatttgttaagacacccgctttaaacattacaatgctcatgataacttttgttaactctataacatgtaaatccacttcaccagctaattattcttcaacagcgatgccatagaaatatacagggctaccgcgaaaactgaagttcaaagacaatattctaaagatggcggcacgcatgtttctctggaaaataaggtctatagaataacacttaaagggactttgcctCTATTGACCCAGTTTGACTGACAGgcgatctgaccaatcagaacgctGATATTATGCGCCCCTGTGaatgtccgccattttgtccgacaaacaAACCAGTCCGACAAAGCAGGTGTAGTAGACTAACATCGGCGATGAAAAATGGTGAAAAGGTGCTCGTATGGGACTTGCAACGCAGACAGCAGGTACCCAGAAAGGCTGGGCAACATACAGTTTCACCCATTTCCTAAACCTGCAACAAACCTGGAGAAGTGTATGAAGTGGATACGTTTGTGTGGATGGCCTCATCAGCAACTGAGTTTGGACAAGCTGAGGAATCATTCAACAGCCAAACACATCTATGTGTGTTCAAAGGTAATTCAATtatacatactgcacctttttAACTGTGTAGcacagtgtttgttttatttttaagatattttacaaattGTCGTAACCGGAGaaatgtgttttcaaaagcCTAACGTAACTAGGATATCTAGCTAACAGTTAGCCAAACATTAGAAGGCCTAAAATGACATGACATGTCTGCTCTGTCCTGTATGAATTTCCTTTTTAAGAGGCTTTAGGCGTAATTTAGGATGACTAAGTCTATTCCTCTGTCAATAAACTCCAGCACTTCGTTGACGGCCGACCGACACCCGCTCATCCTGATCCTCTGCCAGCATTGACATATGACCGTAGTAACGTTACACCTGTGAGACATCCGCCAAAGTTGCGAACAGTGTCAGTGCCACCAAGGAAAAGACGAGTTGACAGCATGCCAGACAATGCTGAAAACAGCAGGTGTTTCTTCTATATAAAAAGCAAATAATAacaatgtaatatttttattttatacatatgaTAAATTACAATCACATTAGTTGTCATAGAACCTGCTAAGCATATTACATTggaaatattaaatgtatatgtCATATTTACAGAGTCAGGTGTGATCTACAAGGCGTTTCCATGGATATTACAGGAGAGATGGCAACAGAATCATTAATGGAGGATACCACTACAGAGGAGACCACTATATTCACTGAAATaggtatgtgtttttttttttttttttttggtacagCAATCTCTCTAACTGCACAGGGCTGGTAGGAAATACTCAAAAAAGAACCAGTCtagtttagttttcatttttcccCACATTTCTGCATCAAAGTGAATACACTTCAGATGGTAGTCATTGtcacatttcacaaaaaaaaatcacaccatGACATCCCAGTTATCCCCATCTGTCCTATAACTTGGTAATAGTACTCATGATTACgtttaaaggcaggaacacaccaagccaacggtCAGCCATcaggcagtttttgttcatcggccgactaagttttctcagtgtgttccacaccgtcggcggaagttggtcctcgtctgcttttttttggccgatttgaaatgttgaatcggcgttggagctcgtcggtccgtctggccatctgatcattctgattggctgttcagctactgacACCTGCTGGtttggaaaggcatttcatctcacgcaggcgcagaatgtcgtgctacttggccgtcggctgtcgacacagacgctgccgacgtgagccaaccccacagtttgctttcatcgccactagttcgtcagcgtcggcttggtgtgttcctgccttaagacTGTAGGTGTCACCACTGTGCTTTTGGAAGTATTTACAACCTGTGTAGCTGTACTGGTCTGGGCACTTTATTTCTAAAAGGCCATAGCTTTTGTCGTAGCCACGCTGAAGGACTTTCCTGTCAGGAGATGTACCCAAATGGCGGGCATTGGGATTGACGACAAAGCCACACGTGTAAACTGGGTTTCCTGTAACTTCTGTGTAGTGGGCTGCAGCAACTGGCTCAAGCTCCAGGCCTCTCTTCATTGCTGTAGTTTGCAGTGTTGTCTTCCTCTGCATGCTGGTGGCAAGCTGCTCGTAGTCTGCTCTCCTAGAGTATACCCTCTTGAAAGAGGATGAAGTAAGACGAGGAGAGCAGACACAATGCCAGATGTTGTTGATGCTCTGTTGTCTGGTTTCTTTCTCCAGTGCCTCTGATTCAGATTTTGTTATCATCATGGCATTGTAGCGTTGCGTTTACACTCTTGTTAGGACTGTACAGAAGGTGCTTGGTTGTGGTGGCAAAGGGAATGCTGGAAAATCATCAGATTCAGTAGGGTTTGATAGGGAGGATCTTGGCCAAGTGTTGTCCAATAATGGGAGCTACACAcacaagaaaaggaaaaaataatattgcAATGTTTGTAAgttatttacattgtgtttaTGTCCTGTGCTAATAAAACACTAGTTCTAATAATTTTATTCTTATGTTTACAGAGTGCACAGATGACCAACCTCAGATGGGAGAAATACAGGAGGAACTGAAAAGGATGAAGGCTCTTCTCgctcaaaaagaaaaagaaaaagaaaatgatctGCTAAGGGAGAAAATGCAAACTGGTCAGGCTCCTTACCCACTAACTCCAGAGACCATAAACAACAGCAGTGTGCCTAACTACTTTGGATACTGCAATGGGTTCACTTATGATGAGTTTAACAAACTGTGCAGATTTTTCAGACTACCAGATAGTGAAACAAtcccacaaacacacattccCTTGACATATGAAAAATTGAACTGGCAAATCTGCAATATGCCTTTACGGCAACAATTTCTACTTGTACTGAGACAAAATTTTGACCTCAAAGAGCTAGCTTTCAAATTTCAAATTGATATGCAAAGTGTTAGCACTTTATTCAGTTTGTGGGTTGACTTCATGTATGGCAGGCTAGGTAATGTGTCTGTTTGGCCTCACAGGGACatcatcacagaaaacatgcCTGAAAACTACAAAGCAGAGTTTCCAACAACTTTTGCAATTCTTGATTGCACAGAGCTGAAGATCGAGAAACCCAGCTCATTGTTGCAAAGTCAGACTTATTCTAACTATAAGTCCACTAACACACATAAGTCTCTGATAGCCTGCGATCCTCGTGGCTCCATTATGTTTACATCTACACTTTACACCGGATCAATTTCTGACCAAGAGCTATTTAGACAGTGAAAAATCAAAGATTTGCTGAAAGATCTGCTTCAGTGTGGCTACCTAAAGATAGGTGATGGGCTCATGGTGGATAAGGGGTTTCTCATGGAGAAAGATGTAAAGGAGCTTGGCCTTGAACTAAACATTCCTCCATTTGCAAAATCAAATATGCAAATGCCAGTCCCAGATGTTGAGATAACAAAGAAAATAGCCAAGCACAGAGTGCATGTAGAAAGAGCAATAGCCAAagtcaaaaaatttaaaaaagtatctGGTAGAATCCCTAATTCCATGTTAGGAAATATAAATCAGATATGGTTTGTGGTGTGTATGTTGTCTAATTTCCAGCAACACATCATTCAAGCATAGGCTGCTGAAGAGCCACATATGGACAGCAAAGTGCTGCAGTTAACtcgtgcaaaaaacaaaacgaatTATCAGCACACTGATGTAACTGCTCCTTAAAATATTGAATGTATAAATAGTAACGTTTCTACCAACTGGTCTTCATCAGGCACAAAGATGAAAACCAGTTGGTCGAAACGTTgctatttatacatttatacatgaTATCTCAAGGAGCAGTTACATCAGTGTGCGGATAAAAAAGCCCGCCATATATGATGAATggttaaaatagaaatattatttGAATCTATAAGATATATTGTTTTAGTGTTATGAATTACCTTTGAAGTTGTTCATATTTATATTCAGTCATTGCTGTACAAATAAGTCATACCATTGTAATGTGCCAAACTGTTGTAATATGCATTATTGATTGATTCGTAGTAAATGAAGAGACGAGAAGCCATCACATCAGACTCTCTCTTAATTTTCTTATACTTCTATCCAGGAGTAGGCTAcaactaattaaaataaatcccttaattaaaaaacaaacggTGTTATAAGCGTGAGCATGCAATAGGTTCAGCCTTGCTTGTGGTTGTCACAGTTATATAGagtatataaaatatgaaacaaaCCATGTATTAtgctatttgttttttttttcaacccaGATTTGCATCGTAGAGGGTCACTCTTGGGAAGCAGTTAGGTTAGCACATACACCCAGGTTACGGCTCATCTTCGTCTTTTAATCCTCATTTGAGGTACTTGAATCCTTATCCAGTGTTTGTAAATCCCAATTTGGTTCATAAGGCCAAGCCTGATAATATACACTTTGGTTACCCTCTAAAATTACTTTTCTATTATCTTGACATCTTAGCATTTCCATTTGCTTAACCATAGCTAGTAACCCTAAtgcattaacatgaactaaaactGAGCaatattgttactgtatttatttgttgatgttagttaatagtgcaggtccattaaataatattaacaaatacaatgtttaaatgttgaaattaatattaactaagattattaaatgcttcagaagtatttttcattgtaattttgTTAACTAAtgtggttaaagggttagttcacccaaaaatgaatattctgtcattaattactcaccctcatgtcgttccaaaccttcAAGTCCTTCCTTCATCTttgtaacacaaattaaaatatttttgatgaaatctgagaggtttttaatccctcatagaaagcaacgaaaataccacatttaaaggtgcgtaagaacaacccccgcATGCGTAAGTCCTTCGAAGGaacacctcccaaaactcgtaaacactcttattggaacacgagtgtttaccaccggcattcgctgtgttgtgttagtggattcattatgtcggactcaccgcaggtaactcataatctgcagttgttactcctgtctccggacaaaaacattgcatgcggcacctgtggagtgtggaaagtaactggagcacgcagccgcgctcgtctctcacaaggaacgtcacggcagtgattgacaagccagagggccaatcgtttacgcgatgatcgcgtaaacgattggctgatgtttttaaggccctacctcgtgcacagatgatgtatattaatattattcctttcagtgcaccaaataaatagtcttttatcagttagtaaagacagtttcaagtaatattgcaaaaatgtataaaacaaaacatcctctttagcacctttaaggtccagagaagtagtaaaaacactgttaaaatagtcaacgtgactgcagtggttcaaccttaatgttatgaagccatgagaatactttttatgtgctaaaacaaaactttattcaaattttttttctctcccccCTGTCAGTCTTGTACCAGTTGACGCAGTGCAgtgcttctgtgtttatgtccgaaagccggctcagtattggccgatgctgatcacgtgagcagcacgacacgTGTGTGAtactgatgcaggagccggccaattcAGAGTCAAGAGTTTTgacgtagaacacggaagcgctgcactgcgtCAACTgtgtacttaatgacagaaatttcatttttgggtgaaataaccctttaactaattaacattgttactaACATTATGTAACATTATTATTCAGATTATACCCATTAAAAACAGTGATCATTACATATATCATTATATTACATAGATTAGAAGAATAGAATTcattgattaatttatttttctcttttatatATCACACATATTACATTTAGTATTGCGAGAGCCTGTAACATTatgaatttaaaatgcaatGAATCTGACAGTCCTGTTCCATAAGCATTACAGGTTTTTGGCAGTTGGTGCCACCTCTAGGAAAAGTTGTAGGAAGACTGTGAGTTTATTTAATAATCCCGGGAACAGCTTGAAGTGAATGAAAGGGATGTAAACCACAGAGCTGCTCAATATGAAGAGGATCACATAGAGGTACTCAATCTGAGGGTCATCAATGATGGGAGCCAGCACCAGGAACACTGCGGCCAGCAACACCAGGATGGGAATAATTATGGGTACCTTGGAAGAGTACACAGAAAGACATTTGTTGAATGTTAACTTGTTTCTCTGTCAAGGTTTATCATGTCATATTGCCCAATGGAAAAGACACAATGTTACTTTAAAATCCAGTTCAaataaccaataaataaataaataaatagcaaaggtggctgtgaaaataaatctgcattgtttatcctttttcattaaagtaaaacaattgaaactcacattatgaaatacatGTTTTTCTTCAATGCATGTTGACCATATTATTGGctcccctagaaattcttatgagtaaaatatgtCTGAAGTATATTCTCATTCAttcttacattttttagcacaccagggtgatttGTTAATTCTGCAGGTTTACATTTTATGTGTGAGCTTTGTCACTGTGCTCACACTACTGTCATTCACTTGCACGCTGGTTATGCACTTGCGCAGTTTGTATCTTTTTATTCACACTTTTGAATCATAGACTTCATTTGATAAgtctatattaaaaaaaaaaaggtaacctAAAGTGGTAAAATCTAAGGCTATTTTCAGACCGTGTAAGCAATATTGGAATTCATGCATATCGGAATTCATGCGACTTTTATGTCACTCTAGAGCAACATTTGTCACAATTCTGTGCTCATGGGAGTcactgaagtgaagtgaaggtAGTCAGTGAAGAACAGTGATCCCAGATAGCATGGCGACATTGATACAATGTTGAGTTTTGATTCAAACCATCATTTTGGTTGAGATTGACATTTCAATGCTTAATGTATGTTGGATCAGCAGTGAAATTTTGATGAAAGTCGACAGCACACATGGGCGAAGACAGTGACATTGAACTAACCATGATTTGTAGTTGATGAGCACAAGATCAGGTCTGTATCTCTGCAGAACACTAGTGGGTGTTTCTCAATCAGTGGGGCGTTTTTAAACCACAATGGGCTTTTACCCGATTTGCTCTAATCCACTGGGGGCTTGGTTTAGGGGTGGCCCTCATTATTTTAGCAAGTCTATTGAAAAATGGTTGAAAAACACCAATTGTACTTTGAAAATGTACTCTGATTGGTATAAGCCCATTTTGGATCTGTTTACTTCTCAGTAATCTAACTGATGCTTCCTTATTAGAGAGAAAACACAGGTGCATCATATACAGTAGTGTTGTTTGTTGAACCACCTGACTCTGGGTTTAAAACAAT from Megalobrama amblycephala isolate DHTTF-2021 linkage group LG7, ASM1881202v1, whole genome shotgun sequence harbors:
- the LOC125271507 gene encoding uncharacterized protein LOC125271507 — protein: MVKRCSYGTCNADSRYPERLGNIQFHPFPKPATNLEKCMKWIRLCGWPHQQLSLDKLRNHSTAKHIYVCSKHFVDGRPTPAHPDPLPALTYDRSNVTPVRHPPKLRTVSVPPRKRRVDSMPDNAENSRVRCDLQGVSMDITGEMATESLMEDTTTEETTIFTEIGMCFFFFFFECTDDQPQMGEIQEELKRMKALLAQKEKEKENDLLREKMQTGQAPYPLTPETINNSSVPNYFGYCNGDIITENMPENYKAEFPTTFAILDCTELKIEKPSSLLQSQTYSNYKSTNTHKSLIACDPRGSIMFTSTLYTGSISDQELFRQ